In Raphanus sativus cultivar WK10039 chromosome 5, ASM80110v3, whole genome shotgun sequence, the following proteins share a genomic window:
- the LOC108855071 gene encoding ketol-acid reductoisomerase, chloroplastic, protein MAAATSSIAPTLSRPSSKTLRSSKATTFAPPNISFVSSTSKSLRSLSATVPGNGTGSSLSARMVASSAVRAPVSLDFETSVFKKEKVSLAGHDEYIVRGGRDLFKHLPDAFKGIKQIGVIGWGSQGPAQAQNLRDSLVEANSDIVVKIGLRKGSKSFEEARAVGFTEESGTLGDIWDTISGSDLVLLLISDAAQADNYEKIFSHMKPNSILGLSHGFLLGHLQSMGLDFPKNISVVAVCPKGMGPSVRRLYVQGKEINGAGINASFAVHQDVDGRAADVALGWSVALGSPFTFATTLEQEYKSDIFGERGILLGAVHGIVESLFRRYTENGMSEDLAYKNTVECITGTISRTISTQGMLAVYNSLSEEGKKDFETAYSASFYPCMEILYECYEDVAAGSEIRSVVLAGRRFYDKEGLPAFPMGKIDQTRMWKVGERVRKSRPAGDLGPLYPFTAGVYVALMMAQIEILRKKGHSYSEIINESVIESVDSLNPFMHARGVSFMVDNCSTTARLGSRKWAPRFDYNLTQQALVAVDNGSPINKDLISNFFADPVHGAIEVCAQLRPTVDISVPEDADFVRPELRQSN, encoded by the exons ATGGCGGCTGCAACTTCCTCGATCGCTCCTACCCTCTCACGCCCATCCTCTAAAACCCTTAGGTCATCGAAAGCCACAACCTTTGCTCCGCCCAACATCAGTTTCGTCTCCTCTACTTCAAAGTCTCTGAGGTCTCTATCTGCCACCGTCCCTGGAAATGGCACCGGGTCTTCCCTCTCAGCTAGAATGGTTGCGTCTTCTGCGGTCAGAGCCCCTGTTTCTCTCGATTTCGAGACCTCTGTGTTCAAGAAGGAGAAAGTCTCTCTCGCTGGCCACGATGAG taCATTGTGAGAGGAGGAAGGGACTTGTTCAAGCATCTTCCTGATGCCTTCAAAGGGATTAAGCAGATTGGTGTCATTGGCTGGGGTTCTCAG GGACCTGCTCAAGCTCAGAATTTAAGGGATTCACTTGTGGAGGCTAACTCTGACATTGTTGTTAAG ATTGGGCTTAGAAAGGGCTCTAAATCGTTTGAGGAGGCACGTGCTGTTGGCTTCACCGAAGAGAGTGGTACTTTGGGTGATATATGGGATACCATTTCTGGCAGTGATCTTGTATTGCTTTTGATCTCTGATGCTGCTCAG GCTGATAACTATGAGAAAATATTCTCTCACATGAAGCCAAACAGCATTCTAGGTTTGTCACACGGGTTTCTACTAGGGCATTTACAGTCGATGGGACTTGATTTCCCAAAGAACATCAGCGTGGTAGCTGTTTGCCCTAAGGGAATGGGTCCATCCGTTAGGAGGCTTTATGTTCAAGGCAAAGAAATCAACGGTGCTGGAATCAACGCCAGTTTTGCTGTCCACCAG gATGTTGACGGTAGAGCTGCGGATGTTGCTTTGGGATGGTCAGTAGCACTTGGTTCTCCTTTTACTTTTGCTACTACTCTTGAGCAAGAGTACAAGAGTGACATCTTTGGAGAAAGAG GTATTTTGCTCGGTGCGGTTCACGGAATCGTGGAGTCTCTCTTTAGAAGGTACACCGAAAATGGAATGAGTGAAGACTTGGCTTACAAGAACACAGTAGAGTGCATCACAGGAACAATATCAAGAACTATCTCTACCCAGGGAATGTTGGCTGTCTACAACTCCTTGTCTGAAGAAGGCAAAAAGGATTTCGAGACTGCATACAGTGCATCATTCTACCCTTGCATGGAGATTCTCTATGAATGTTACGAGGATGTAGCAGCTGGCAGTGAAATCCGAAGTGTTGTCTTAGCTGGGCGTCGCTTCTAT GATAAGGAGGGCTTGCCTGCATTCCCAATGGGAAAGATCGATCAGACAAGAATGTGGAAGGTAGGTGAACGTGTCAGGAAGTCCAGACCAGCTGGTGACTTGGGTCCGTTGTATCCCTTCACCGCTGGAGTTTACGTCGCCCTTATGATGGCTCAG ATAGAGATATTGAGGAAGAAGGGTCACTCATACTCGGAGATCATCAATGAGAGTGTGATTGAATCTGTTGATTCTCTCAACCCTTTTATGCATGCTAGAGGAGTGTCTTTCATGGTGGACAACTGCTCGACCACAGCAAGATTGGGATCGAGGAAATGGGCACCGAGGTTCGACTACAACCTGACCCAACAAGCTCTGGTAGCTGTGGACAATGGTTCACCAATCAACAAAGACTTGATCAGCAACTTCTTTGCTGATCCTGTCCATGGTGCTATCGAGGTCTGTGCACAGCTCAGGCCTACCGTTGATATCTCTGTGCCTGAAGATGCGGATTTTGTTCGACCTGAGCTGCGTCAGTCTAACTGA
- the LOC130512562 gene encoding uncharacterized protein LOC130512562, whose product MQIPSSGVVVGKSRIKSTPGSGEALLRGQVKNLLQKVEEEEAHLIKKISVESRPFIHLATSPMGLLAPTPANTPTSYRWSADCDHISRCFRTAQSSSSIISGGGEGNVCGERR is encoded by the exons ATGCAGATTCCATCTTCAGGAGTTGTTGTTGGGAAGAGCAGAATCAAGAGCACTCCTGGATCTGGCGAGGCTCTCTTGAGGGGTCAGGTCAAGAATCTGTTGCAGaaggttgaagaagaagaagcacatCTTATTAAAAAGATATCAGTTGAATCTCGTCCCTTCATCCATCTCGCTACTTCTCCCATGGGACTCCTCGCTCCGACTCCGGCCAACACCCCCACAAGTTATCGATGGAGTGCAGATTGTGATCACATATCCCGTTGTTTCAGGACAGCTcagagcagcagcagcatcatCTCAG GTGGAGGAGAGGGAAATGTTTGTGGAGAAAGACGATAG
- the LOC108856555 gene encoding TPR repeat-containing thioredoxin TTL4 yields the protein MSHFRRHSLEPSIDSISGRFRDSLNFQRDHDDVINKPDFRELDFGSLKPRVSSSAAATPAASGSSSSSSGSASGKPSVTSQLAKRSHSGELTETNSAAPGSGAKNRNPKPGHRRSASAGTPLIYSGLAFSPAKNHNSRGGGSGATSPNPGVVPTGNICPSGKIPKTGMATRASVRPETLFTGNGNYGHGNIVRGGGGKANHAAKPETRDPEEVKKAGNEMYKKGNYSEALSLYDKAISMSPENPAYRSNRAAALAASGRLREAVKECLEAVRLDPSYVRAHQRLASLYLRLGEAENARRHLCFSGQCPDQGELQRVQTLEKHLRLCSEARKISDWKKVITEVDAAIANGVDSSPQLVACKAEALLRLHQIKDSDLCLQRLDYHHTQPQTKIFGMVCDAYVLCVQAEVDMALGRFENALVKAERAMKIDHSNNNPEVVSVFNNVTNVAKARTRGNELFTSGRYSEASVAYGEGLKFDAFNSVLYCNRAACWFKLGVWDQSVDDCNQALRIQPGYTKALLRRAASYGKLGRWDEAVRDYEVLRKELPGDGEVAESLQRALLNKSEEHKYLGYNNEVEEVSSLDKFKTATSFPGVSVFYFKSSLNRQSEAISPFINTLCLRYPLVHFFMVDVDESLALAKAESIKKVPTFKIYKEGEKMKEMVCPSHKLLEDNVKHFLL from the exons ATGTCACATTTTAGAAGACACTCATTGGAACCTTCCATTGACTCCATCTCCGGTAGATTCCGCGATTCTCTCAACTTCCAAAGAGACCACGATGACGTCATCAACAAACCGGACTTCCGAGAACTCGACTTCGGCTCGTTGAAGCCACGtgtctcctcctccgccgctgCGACGCCAGCAGCTAGCGGCAGCAGCTCCAGTTCCTCCGGCTCTGCTTCCGGCAAACCTTCCGTCACTTCTCAGCTAGCTAAACGTAGCCACTCCGGCGAGCTGACGGAGACCAATTCGGCTGCACCCGGATCCGGAGCCAAGAACCGGAATCCGAAACCGGGTCACAGAAGATCCGCTTCCGCCGGAACGCCGTTGATATACTCCGGCTTAGCCTTCTCTCCGGCGAAAAATCACAATTCTCGCGGCGGAGGAAGCGGCGCGACGTCGCCGAACCCCGGCGTCGTACCGACCGGAAACATCTGCCCGTCGGGAAAGATTCCGAAGACCGGGATGGCGACACGCGCCTCCGTTAGACCCGAGACTCTGTTCACAGGCAACGGCAACTACGGCCACGGGAACATCGTACGCGGCGGCGGCGGGAAGGCGAACCACGCGGCGAAGCCGGAGACGCGTGATCCGGAGGAGGTGAAGAAGGCGGGTAACGAAATGTATAAGAAAGGGAACTACTCCGAGGCGTTGTCTCTTTACGACAAAGCGATCTCGATGTCGCCGGAGAATCCAGCTTACAGAAGCAACCGCGCGGCGGCGTTGGCTGCGTCAGGGAGGTTGAGAGAAGCTGTTAAAGAGTGTCTCGAAGCTGTGAGATTGGATCCTTCTTACGTTAGAGCTCACCAGAGACTCGCTTCTCTCTATCTCAG ATTAGGAGAAGCTGAGAATGCAAGACGTCACCTTTGTTTCTCCGGGCAATGTCCCGACCAAGGTGAGTTGCAGCGGGTCCAAACGCTCGAGAAGCATCTCAGGTTGTGTAGTGAGGCTCGAAAGATCAGTGACTGGAAGAAAGTGATTACCGAAGTGGATGCAGCTATTGCAAACGGAGTTGATTCTTCTCCTCAG CTTGTAGCTTGTAAAGCTGAAGCCTTGTTGCGGCTTCATCAGATAAAGGATTCAGATTTGTGTCTTCAGAGACTGGATTATCATCATACTCAACCGCAAACTAAGATCTTTGGTATGGTATGTGATGCGTATGTGCTCTGTGTTCAAGCTGAAGTTGACATGGCATTAGGAAG ATTTGAGAATGCTCTTGTAAAGGCAGAGAGAGCTATGAAGATTGATCATAGCAACAACAACCCTGAGGTAGTATCGGTCTTCAACAATGTAACCAATGTGGCCAAAGCTCGTACTCGTGGAAACGAGCTTTTCACCTCCGGGAGATACTCAGAAGCGAGCGTGGCTTACGGAGAAGGACTAAAGTTCGATGCTTTCAACTCGGTTCTTTATTGCAATAGAGCTGCGTGTTGGTTTAAGCTCGGTGTGTGGGACCAATCTGTTGATGATTGTAACCAAGCGTTGAGGATCCAGCCTGGTTACACTAAGGCTCTTCTACGAAGAGCTGCTTCTTATGGAAAG CTTGGTCGATGGGATGAAGCGGTTAGAGATTATGAGGTGTTGAGAAAGGAACTTCCAGGAGATGGTGAGGTTGCTGAGTCTTTACAGAGAGCATTATTGAACAAATCTGAAGAACATAAGTACTTGGGTTACAATAATGAAGTTGAAGAGGTTTCGAGTTTAGACAAGTTCAAAACCGCGACATCATTTCCCG gAGTCTCTGTGTTTTACTTCAAATCATCATTGAACCGACAAAGCGAAGCGATATCTCCATTCATCAACACCTTGTGCCTGCGGTATCCATTAGTACATTTCTTCATG GTGGATGTGGATGAGAGCTTGGCATTGGCCAAAGCAGAGAGCATCAAGAAAGTTCCAACCTTTAAGATATATAAAGAAggagagaaaatgaaagaaatgGTGTGCCCTAGTCACAAGTTACTTGAGGACAACGTTAAGCACTTCCtcttataa